GATCGAAGAAGGTATTATGACCGGCGTGGGGGATACGGCTGAAGACATAGCTCATTCTCTCGAAATAATGAATGAAATAGGCGCTGAACAGGTAAGGGTGATGAGTTTTGTTTCACAGGAGTGGACACCCATGTATCCCTGGCCGGTTGTTCCCAGACTTCGGGAATTATTGATTATTGCTGTAATGCGTTTATGTTTCCCCAACCGATTGATTCCGGCATCTCTGGATGTGGACGGGCTTAGCGGCCTCCAACAGAGGCTGAATGCCGGCGCTAACATAGTTACTTCAATAATACCTCCGGGTGCGGGATTGGCCGGTGTGTCACAAAGTTCGCTGGATATCGAGGAAGGCAAGCGGACCGTCAGTAGTATCATTCCTGTATTGGAAGAGTGTAACTTGACCACGGCATCAAGGGATGATTATAGCGCTTGGGTTACTGATAAGCAGAACGGCATTTTCGCTTGGTAAAGGGGATAAAAAAATGCGGGTAGCAATTATAGGAGGTAAATTACAGGGAGTCGAAGCCGCGTACCTGGCCCAAAAGGCCGGATGGGAAGTTATTTTGATTGATAAGGACAAAACAGTTCCTGCTGCGCGGCTGTGTGATTCGTTTCGATGTCTTGATGTCACGAGACAGGACGAACTGGTCAAGGTTTTAAATAAATGTGAACTTATAATTCCCGCCTTCGAAAACAAAGAAGCTCTGGCCAGTCTTCTTTTGTCCAGTCAATTAACAGGTATCCCTATGCTTTACGATGACGGCGCTTATAGTATTTCTTCGTCTAAGATCCGGTCGAATAGTCTTTTTGCCGATTTGGGCGTGCCGGCGCCTGTACCATGGCCGAAATGCGGATTTCCCGTAATAGTTAAACCTTCCGATGCCAGCGGCAGTGAGGGAGTACTGAAAATACGCAACCAGTCTGAACTTAATCTGCAGAAAACGTTGTTAAAGCAAAACCACCCATGGGTAATTGAAGAGTATCTGGAAGGACCTTCTTATTCCATTGAGGTAATAGGATTTGCAGGTCAATATAAGGCAATGCAGGTTACAGAACTACAAATGGATGGCAATTACGATTGTAAAAGAGTTCTGGCGCCTGCCCGACTTGAAAGGGGTCTAAAAAAACAATTTGTAGAAACGGCGCTAAAAATTGCCCGGAACTTGCAGTTAAACGGCATTATGGATGTGGAAGCCATTTTACACAAAGGTCAACTGAAGGTAATCGAAATTGATGCCCGGTTACCTAGCCAAACGCCCACGGTTGTATATAAATCAACCGGTCTAAACATGCTGCAGATTATCGGGGAGGCTTTTGCCAAAGGACAGCCATGGAAAGCTTTTGAGATTGAGGACAATCGGGGAGTGGTTTACGAGCATATTAACGTTTTTCCATACCGTATGGAAATTTCAGGCGAACATATCATGGCCGGCGCCGAAAACCTTCAATTATATAATGGATTATTTGGCGCCGATGAAGTGATTACTGATTATATTCCCGGTAAAAAACACTGGGTGGCAACTCTAATCGTTACCGGAAAAAACAGACAGGAAGCCTGGAACAAACGGTGCCAGGTAATCCAGCGCATTAGGGAAGAAATGGGTATCAGCAGCTACCTAGATACGTCGCCTTATGAGAAAAGTTTATCTGAATTAAGGAGTATGTAACTGTTATGACAAGGCTGAAAACAGAAGACATTTGTCACATTGAGGCATCATTGGAGAAATATAACAGGGACTTAATTGCCAAAACGGGTGCCACTTTGGGACAGATAGCCGCCTATGCGGCAGAAACCAGAGAAGAAAAGGTTTGCCGTAATTTTAAGGTGGCCGTCATACCCCTTACCTGTGGGCGGGGAATAATAGAAGGTTTCACGCAAACTATTGCCAGTATAACCGGTTTTTTGGGCTTTAACTCTTTTGTTACTAAAAATACCGATGCCGGGGGAGTGGCTGAAGCGGTGGAAAAAGGCGCCGAAATCTTAATGATGGCCGATGACGACAAGTTCGTGGCAATTAACCGCGTTACAGGGCGAGTATCTGATAACGGAGAAGCCACCGGCAGGGGATATGCCGCTGCCCTTGATTTGATGACCGGCGGCCTGAGAAACAGAAATGTCCTCATTTTGGGCGCCGGTCCCGTTGGAAAGGGAGCCGCTTTAGCTCTGGCCAGGCTGGGGGCCAAAATATCGGTATATGATATTGAACCAGGGTGCAGTAACAGACTTGCAGAAGAAGTACGCGAAAAGACAGGTATCACGGTAAGAACAGAAGAGAAACTTGATAGGGCTTTGCTGGTCAATAAAATTATTTACGATGCTACTCCCACACCAAGTTTCATTCATAAAAAGCACATAACCCCGGACACTTTTATTGCCGCACCCGGTATACCGTTGGGGGTTGACGGTGAAGCGCTTCCGGAGGTAGCCGACCGACTGCTCCACGATCCCCTAGAAATAGGGGTAGCTACTATGATTTATGACGTATGTAAACAGG
The nucleotide sequence above comes from Thermincola ferriacetica. Encoded proteins:
- the pylC gene encoding 3-methylornithine--L-lysine ligase PylC, translated to MRVAIIGGKLQGVEAAYLAQKAGWEVILIDKDKTVPAARLCDSFRCLDVTRQDELVKVLNKCELIIPAFENKEALASLLLSSQLTGIPMLYDDGAYSISSSKIRSNSLFADLGVPAPVPWPKCGFPVIVKPSDASGSEGVLKIRNQSELNLQKTLLKQNHPWVIEEYLEGPSYSIEVIGFAGQYKAMQVTELQMDGNYDCKRVLAPARLERGLKKQFVETALKIARNLQLNGIMDVEAILHKGQLKVIEIDARLPSQTPTVVYKSTGLNMLQIIGEAFAKGQPWKAFEIEDNRGVVYEHINVFPYRMEISGEHIMAGAENLQLYNGLFGADEVITDYIPGKKHWVATLIVTGKNRQEAWNKRCQVIQRIREEMGISSYLDTSPYEKSLSELRSM
- the pylD gene encoding 3-methylornithyl-N6-L-lysine dehydrogenase PylD produces the protein MTRLKTEDICHIEASLEKYNRDLIAKTGATLGQIAAYAAETREEKVCRNFKVAVIPLTCGRGIIEGFTQTIASITGFLGFNSFVTKNTDAGGVAEAVEKGAEILMMADDDKFVAINRVTGRVSDNGEATGRGYAAALDLMTGGLRNRNVLILGAGPVGKGAALALARLGAKISVYDIEPGCSNRLAEEVREKTGITVRTEEKLDRALLVNKIIYDATPTPSFIHKKHITPDTFIAAPGIPLGVDGEALPEVADRLLHDPLEIGVATMIYDVCKQA